The window GGGACCGGCTGATCCGCGACAACGACCAGGTCTTCCTCACCCTCAACGGCCACTACTGGCCGCCCGGGCGGACCACGCTCACCAACGCGGCCGGCCGCGACGTGCACGTGCACATCGCGAACTACCAGGACCGCTACTACGGCGGGGCCGGCATGATCCGGCTCTACCAGTTCGATCTGGTCCGCAACGTGATCGACGTGGAGACCTTCGCGCCCTGGTTCCTCACCCGGGATCCGGCCAAGCGGACGCCGCTGCAGGCCGAGACGGTCGAGCTGACCGGCCCGGTCGACCGGTTCAGCGTCGAGGTCGACTTCGCGGCCCGGTTCGACGGGTTCGCACCGGTGCCGCCGGCCGCGCCCCGGCCGCCGGTCGCGGTGCTGCGCCACACCACCGTCGGCTACTGGCGGTTCGACTCGGCCGGCTTCGGCGCCGGCACCGGCAGCCCGGTCACCGGCAACCCGGTGCTCGACGGCACCGTGGTGCGCGACCTCAGCGGCAACGGCAACGACCTGACCGTGGGCCGGATCGGCGCCGGCACCGCCGAGACGTTGACCTTCTCCGACGAGCACCACAGTGGCCAGCCCGCACACGCCAGCCTGCGCTTCGACGGCGGCAAGGGACCGGACCGGGGTGCCATCCTGCGGGCCGGCCCGGACGCGCCGATCAACAGCATGAAGTTCCGCGACGGCTACACCATCGAGGCGTTCGTCAAGCTGCCCGACCCGTACCAGGGCGACCACGCCTGGATGGGCATCCTGAGCTGGGAGGGGCGCAGCGGCGACGCCGGCAAGACCACCGGATGGTCCCCGCTGGAGTGCACCTGCAGCCTGAACATCTCCCCCGAGCGGTTCCTGCAGTACGTCGTCTACGCCGACGTGCAGGACGCCGACCCGACGTCGTGGAGCCACGCCCTGCCGCCCGGCCGGTGGATGCACCTGGCCGTGGTCAACGGCTCCGAGCAGACCGTCGTCTACGTCGACGGGTCGAAGATCGCCCGCAACCCCACCCAGCCCTCGACCGGGATCGCCACCCTCGGCCTGCCGTTCGTGATCGGCGCGACCTCGTTCGACCTGAGCTACGGGCAGGGCTTCTACGGCTGGATCGGTGACGTGCGGATCACCGCGAAGGCGCTGCGCCCGCACCAGTTCCTGCACCCGTACGGCTGACCGGACGCCGCCGGCGGCTGGCGAGGTTCAGCCGCCGGCGATCGGGTCCGGCTCAGTGGTCGGTGGTCGACGTGATGGCGCTGCCGTTGAGAACCCCCAGCGGCGGCGCGCGCGGGCGGTCGCCAAGGCCGCCTTCCTGGCCTCGCTGGAGCCGTTCCTGCTGGCCACCGACGACAACCCGACCGGCGTGCCGCAGGAGGTCTTCGCCGGATCGACGTGCCAGCACTGATCCAGCACGGCACCGCCGAGGTCAACACGGCACTGCTCGCCTTCCTGAACAGCTGAACCGACCCTGTCGGGTCCCCGGCGCCGTGCCGCGGCCAACGCCTCACGGCACCGGGTACGCGACCACATCGGCCAGCGCCAGGGCCCCCGGCACCCGGGTGTCCTGGCGCTGGAACTGCACCACCAACGGAGTCGACGAGGTGAGCACGCAGCCGAACGGTCGGCCGAGTCTGATCGGCTCCGGGTCGACCAGGTCGTTGAATCGGATGTGCCGGATCCGCCGAGCCCACACCCGCAGCTGGTACGGCCCCACCGGCTCCTGGTCGGCGTAGTAGACGGTCAGTTCCACCTCAGCGACGGAATCGTCGGTGTTCAGCAGGCAGAGCTGGTCGAAGCTGGTGAACTCCGGCTCGTCGCCGGAGCTGTCGACCGGAATCCGGCCACCGGCCACCACCCAGGTACGGGCACCGATGCCAGCCATCACGCCTCCTCGCCGGCCACTGCCGCCACAGTCGCGACCCACCAGCGCCTGCTGCCTACCCGACGACCGGCTCGGCTAACCCGGCCACGACCACACCGGGCAGGGCGGAGCGGCTGCGCACGCTAGCCGGCGGTGGCGTCGCCCTGCTCCGGGCGCTTCTTCCGGGCGTACTTGGCGCGGAACTTCTCCACTCGACCAGCACTGTCCAGCAGCCGCTGGCGCCCGGTCCAGAACGGGTGACTGGCCGCGGAGATCTCGACGTCGACCACCGGGTACGTCTGGCCGTCGGTCCACTCGATGGTCTTCTGGCTGGTCGCGGTCGACCGGGTCAAGAACGCAAAATCCGCACTCCGATCCCGGAAAACCACATAATTGTACTTGGGGTGGATATCAGGCTTCATTCGCAAAAACCAACCTTCCCCGAATTAGCGATAATGATTGTCATGTTAGCAAGCCCGCCGCACTCCCGGGCCCGGAACCCGCCCTGCACGTCGGAACCCGCCCTGCACGCCGGGCCCGGATAACGTATGCGCGTATCGCGATGTAAATATGTATTGGGGAGTATCCATGTCTCACCCGGTGCACACCGAACACCCGCAGAGCCACTCCGCGACCTGCGGGCACGCTGCGGTGACCCACGACGGGCACACGGACTACCTGCACGACGGACATGTCCACCACGAGCACGCCGGGCACTGGGACGAGTGCGGCACGGACCAGCACGTGACAGCCGAGTCGCATGCTGACCACGCGCATGGTCCCGACTGTGGCCACGAAACGGTGCCCCACGGCGACCACCAGGACTTCGTCCATGCCGGGCACCGACACGCCCTACACGGCGACCACTACGACGAACACTGAGCGGAGCGTCGCCGGCGCGCCGCGAACAACACCAGCGCGCCAGCGATCACCAGGGTGGCTCCGGTGGCCGGCAGGTGCCACGACGATCCGGTCCGGGGCAGTCTCCCGTCACCGGAGCCGCCACCGCCCGGGTTGTCGCCGCTTCCGGGGCCGAAGCCGGTGTCCGGGTCCGTCGCGTCACCGACCGCCACGGTGAGCGACCGGGAGTCGGTGACCGTCGACCCCGACGACGTGGTGGCCGACATCTCAAAGGCCAGCCGGTAGATACCCGGCTCGCTGAACGCCCAGTTGCCATGGGCGTGCGTGTTGATCGGGATGTCGAGCCGCTGCGGCAGCCGGGCCGACGAATCGAACAGCACCTCGGACTCGCCGAACGACCCGGTCAGGAACAACGCGAACCGGCCAGGGCCGTCGACACCGGCGAAGGTCCAGGTGACCGGGCCACGTACCCCGGCCACGACCGACGGATGCTGTGTGTTCCAGCCCGGCCAGACGATCCCGGAACGCTGCCCCTGCGGCAACAGCCACACCTCGTCACCCGGCGCACCGGGGAAATCAGCGTTGTCCGGAACGGTGATCTTCGCGTTGTCCTTGACGTGCAGCACCACGTCGGCGAGCTCGCGCCACACCGCAGGCGAGACGGTGTCGTCCTTGAGGCGGATCGTCCAGTCCGCACCGGTGAGCTCCGGGCCCATGTCGACATGACCGTCGTCGATCACCACCCGTGACCCGTCCTGCTGAGCCGCCGCGGCGAGCGGCGACGCGGTGCCGGCCGCCGCCGGAGCGGCACCCGCCGCCAGCGCCCGCGCGGGGGTGCCGGCCGACGGCGAATCGGCACCGAGCGGTACACCGTCGCCCGGGGCGGCACCGGACGCCCTCGCCAGGTCCGCCGCCGGAGCGGGAGCCGGGGCCGGCACCGGCCGGGTGTCTGCGGGGACGGGCCGCGCCTCGTCGAGCTGCGGCACCACCACCCGATAGTCGGCGTCGGCCGTCACCTCGGTGCCGTTGGCCAGCGTCGCCGCCGCCGACAGCGTCAGCCGGTACTCGCCTGCGGCGTCGAAGAGCCAGACCAGTCCGCCGGTCCTGGTCGCTGCCGGCAGCCGGGCGGTACGCGGCATGGCGTCGAGGGTGCCGAACAGCGGAGTCGGCTGGCCGAGCCCGCCGAGAGTGTACGCGGCGAATCCCCCCGGGCCGGCGACCTGACCCAGCGACAGCTCGATCGTGTCGCCGCGTACCGCCCCGCTTGGCACCGCCCGGGTGTCCAGGTGCGGAAAGTCGGTGTCGCCACCGGTCAGTGCCCACATTGGCCGACCGGCCGCGCCGAGGAACCGGAACGCCGGATGGTCCGGGGTCCGCACCGCCACGCCGCCCGCCGGTCCGAAGACCACCGTCGCCGGCTGCCGGTCGACGCCGGGAGTTCCTCGACCGGTCGCCGACTCCGTACGGGCCGGCCCGGCCGCCGCCCGGGTGACCACCGACAGCGTCTCGCCGTCGATCGCGACCGCCACCAGGTCGGCACCGGCGGCGCTCACCGACGGAGACGTCGGCGGCACGGTCGGCGGCGGAGACGTCGGCGGCACGGCGGTCGCGGGTGCGGCGGTCACCGGGGCCGGCGCGATCAGAGCCGCGGTCAGTGCACCGACCGCCAGCACGACGGCGCACCGGCGACGGGTCGCCGCACCGGCGGCGTAGTGGATCGTCATCATCGTCAGGTCCCCTGGGTCGTCTCGTCGTCAGTGGCATCGGTGACCGCGCGGTCGCCTACGGCCTCGGCACGGCCCTGTTCGCGGGCGGCGGCAACGGCCTGTTCGAGCTGGGCGGCCCGTCGTCGCCGGGCCCGGCGACGACGGGCGACGGCCAGCCAGCCGGCCAGCCCGATCACCAGCAGGATCACCAGGTGCGGCCACGGCACGGCCCACAGGCCGACCTCCCGGGTCACGGTCGCCGGGGCCGGGTCGAGCACCTCGTCGGTGACGGCGGTCGGTGCGACGGTGAGCCGCCCACCGAGCCGGAACATCGGCGGTACGCCGGCGACCCGGATCGTGGTGCGGAAACTGTCGCCGGGCAGGATCTCCGGCAGCGGATCGCCGGTGACCTCGCGCCCGGCCAGCCCGAACGGTCCGGCGACGGTCAGCTGCGGCTGCCCGGTGAGCCGTACGTTGCCGGTGTTGCGCACGGTGAAGCTGGCCGTGACGGTGCCACCGCCGACCGGGTTCCAGGTGCCGTTGTACGTCGTCGCCAGGTCCCCGACGTCCAGACCCGGCCGCAGCTCCCCAGTGACCCGCAGATAGATCCGGGAGCCGACCCGGTGGTCGACCGCCACCTGGTTGCCCTCGGCGTCGGTGCCGGTGGCGGCGAGTGAGGCGACGATGCCGCCGGGGTGGTCGCCGGGGGTAGCGTTGTCCGGCACCGCGATGGTGAACGGCACGTCCAGCCGCGACGTCGACGGCACGGTGAAGGTGCCGGAATCGAACGTCACCCAGGAACCGACGTCGACCGGTTCCCCGGTCGCCGGCAGCAGGTCGAAGCCGCCCTGTTCGGTGGTGAACGCGTCGCTGGCGTACACGTCGAGGGTGATCGGCTGGTCGGAGTGGTTCGTGATCGCCACGTAGTCGGTGAGGGTGGCACCGGGGTCCAGTTTGTACTCGAACGCCGGCCGGCCGTTCGGCCCGTCGGGGCTGGACGGGGCGACGCCCCAGGTGAGCGACTGCGCCGCGACGGGCGTGTAGCTCGGCGGTCCGACCGTCGCCGGGCCGGTGACCGGGCCCGTCGACACGACGGCGGCGGCGAGGAGTCCGGCGAGCAGGGCTGCTGGCGTACGCATGCGGGGTGGTCCGTTTCGCGGAGGGTGTGGGACGGGCCGGGCGACGACGCGGCTTGGTGTCGTCGCCCGGCCCGTTCCCTGGTGCGATCCTCAGATCGCGGTGAGGGTGAGGGTCGCGGTGTAGGTGCCGGGCACGGTCTCGGTCGGCAGGCGCAGCTGCAGGCCGGCCGACAGGGTCGCGGTGCCCCGGCCCACGCCGGTCGGCGCCGAGCCGAGCACGGCGCTGCTGCCGAGTCCGCCACCGACGCCGACGGCGTACGGCTCGACGACCGGACCCGCGACGACGCCCTGACCGGCGGACTGGTCGACCACCTGCGGGGTCCAGCCGAGGTAGCCGGAGCTGAAGGTGGCGCCGTCGGGTCCGGTGAAGTTCTCCGGCAGCTGACCGGAGGCGCTCCAGCCGGGGGTGCCGGCCCGGGTGTCGGTGACGGTGACCGGGCGGAGGCTTCCGGTGCTCTCCCAGCTGTCACCACCGCTGGTCAGCTGCGCCGGCGGCAGGACGACGCTGCGGTCGTCCGGGTCGACGCTGATCACCAGTGCGCCCTGGGTGGGGTCGATCGACGCGGTGATGGTCTGCGAGGCCTCCGGGTCGGTCGGGGTGAAGGCCACCCAGAGCCAGACCTCCGCGCTGGTCGCGACGACGTTGTGGTTGTCGTCGTAGAGCTTCACCTGGTATTCGCAGGCGTTGAGCTCGCGGGTGGCGGTGAAGCTGTAGGAGGCGCCGGCCTCGCCGGGGATGATGGCGAAGTCGTCGCTGCCAGGGCAGCGGCTGAACCAGTGGTAGTGGTCCAGCTCGGTCTGCGGGGTCTGCACCGCCTGCAGGGTGACGGTGTCGCCGGGCTGGTACTCGTCGGCCATGCCGGCGATGCTCAGCACGGTGTCCGGACCGGTGCCGCCGAGTTCGCCGACGACGAACGAGTAGTCGACCGGGCCGGTGCTGACGGTCGTGCCGTCGGTCAGCGTCGCGTCGGCCTGGAAGGTCAGCGTGTAGTCGCCCTCGGCGCTGAACGCCCAGTTGGCGTGCGCGTGGGTGCGGACCGGTACGTCGATGGCGTCCGGCAGTCCGTCGTCGCTGCGGAACTTCATGATCGGGCCGCCGAAACTGTCCTGGGTGAACACCCAGACGTTGCCGGGCCCGGTGACCTCGACGAGGCTCAACCGGACCTGGTCGTCGGCGAAGACTCCGGAGCCGAGGGTGGTGGTGTTCCAGCCGGGCCAGAGCAGGTCGGGGTTCTGGGTCAGCGGCAGCAGCCAGATCTGCGATCCGGCCGGCCCGAGGAAGGCGAACCGGGGGTCGTCCGGCACCGCCATGGCCGCCTCGGGCAGCACCTGGAAGGTCACGTCGGCCGGGTCGCGGTTGACCGACGGGCTGACCGTGTCGTCGTGGACCTCCAGGGACAGTTCGCCGTCGTGGTAGTGGACGTCGACCGCGTCGGTGTGCCCCTTGGCGAGCACCACCCGCTCGGCGGCGGCCGCGGCGGTCGGCGCCAGCAGCACACCGCCGGCGATCACCGCCGCACCGGCCAGGGCCGCGAGCGTGCGGGCACCTGTCGTTCTCATCGTTGTTTCCTCCCCTCGCCCGCACCGCGGACCGGTGCGGGACGTGGTCGTGACGGGGCGGAAGCCCCACCGCAACGTAACGACAACCATTTTCATTAACCTATCGGCCGTTCGGCCACCTCTGTCAGCACCGGTGTGACCTGCGCCTCGTCCGACCCTGCCGGCTGCCGCCGCCAGCGGGCGACCAGACCGTGCCGAGGGGCGAAGACCCAGGCCAGCAGGAACACCGCCGTCGCGACCAGCACGATGGTGCCGCCCACCGGCAGGTCGTAGCTCCAGGACAGGTACAACCCCACCAGCGCCGAGCCGCCGCCGATCAGCGGGGCGAGCAGCATCATCACGGCGAGCCGGTCGGTGAGCAGCCGCGCCGCCGCCGCCGGCGTGATCAGCAACGCCAGGACCAGAATGTTGCCGATCGTCTGCAGCGAGATCACCACAGCCAGGGTGACCAGCACGTACAGCCCGATGTCCAACCAGAACACCGGCAACCCGACCGACCGGGCGGACTCCCGGTCCAGGCTGACCGCGACCAGCTCCTTGTGCAGCAGGAACAACGCGGTCAGGATGGCCAGCCCGGTGAAACCGACCGTGTAGAGGTCCCGGTCCGGGATGCCGGTGATCGAACCGAACAGGAACTGCTGCAGCGAACCGGCGTACCCCGGCGCCTGCGAGATGATCACGATGCCCAGCGCGAAGGCGGCCACGAAGAACACCCCGATCAGCGAGTCCTCCTTGACCCGGCGCCGCTGAGCGAACACCGCGATCAGCAGCGCGGTCACGATCCCGGCGACCGCACCGCCCAGCACCAGGCTGCCCTGCAGCACGAAGGCGACCGCCAGCCCCGGAAACACCGCGTGCGCCACCGCGTCACCGATGAACGCCATCCCCCGCAGCACCACGTGACAACCGACCACCCCGCAGACCACGCTGGACATGACGGCGATCAGCAGCGCCTTCGGCAGGAAGGCCAGATCCGGATTGAACAGGTCTGCGATGAACTCGGTGACCGGCATCAGCCGCTCCCCTCGGCGACCCCGACGGGCATGGTGTCGGCACCGACGATCCGCAGCAACGGCGACCGTTCGCTCACCCCGAACGTGCGCATCCACAGCTGCGGATCCCGTAGGTCAGCCGGTCTGCCCTCGGCGATCACCCGCTGGTTGAGCAGCACCAGCCGGGTGCAGGAGTCCACGGCACCGATCAGGTCATGGGTGGTCATCAGCAGCGGCGTGCCCTCGGCCGCCAGGCCGGTGAACAGCCCGCCGAGCAGTTCCTGAGTGGGCATGTCCAGCCCCGTGTACGGCTCGTCGAGCAGCAGCAACGCCGGCTGCAACGCCAACGCGCGGGCCACCAGCACCCGCTGGCGCTGGCCGCCGGACAACTCGGCGACCGGCCGACGGCGCAGGTCGCCCAGGCGTACCCGGTCGATCGCCTCGGCGGTGGCCCGCCAGTCGGCCCGCCCCGGCCGGCGCAGCAGCCCGATCCGGCCGGTCCGGCCGCTGAGCACCGCCTGCTCCACCGAGATCGGGAACTCCCAGGCGAACTCGTGCCGCTGCGGCACGTACCCGATCGCACACCGCCCCGGTCGACTCGGCACCCCGTCGACCAGGATCCGCCCGGACCGGGTCCGGACCAGCCCGAGTACCGACCGCAGCAGCGTGGTCTTGCCGGCCCCGTTCGGCCCGATCAGCCCGACCAGCTCCCCCGGATCGACGTGCAACCGCACACCGCGCAGCACCGGACGGCCGCCGAGGTCGACGTCGAGATCGTGTACGGCGAGCGCGGTCACGGGGCGGCACGCTCCTGCTCGACCCGTCGGCGTACCGCCCGACCGCGCAGCACCACGACGACCAGCGCGACCGCCAGCACGGCCGTGGCCAGCACGAGGCCGCCGACCAGCCAGGTGCCGGTGCCGTCTCCGTCGGACGCGGCCGCCTGGTCCTCGGCGCCGTCGGAGGCGACCGGCGCGGCCGCGACATCGTCGGGTTGCGCGGCGAGCGCGTCGTCGGTGCTGGTGGCGTCGCCGACCGCGAACCGCAGGTGCCGTACCGCGCTCACCTGCTCGCCGCCGACCAGGTCGGCGCTGACCCGGACGGCGACCAGGTACACGCCGGGGGCGGTGAACACCCAGTTGGCGTGGGTGTGGGTGTTGACCTCCACCCACATCGGCTGGCCGGGCGGCTCGGTGGAGCGCCACAGCACCTGCGGCTCGCTGAACGTGCCGGCCTGCAGGTACATCGTGACCTCGCCAGGTCCTTCGACCCCGGCGAGCTCCAGCGTCACGCCCCGGTCGATCGTCTGCATCACCCGGGGGTCCTGGGTGTTCCAACCGACCCACACCACGTCGGGGTGCTGCACCTGCGGCACCACGTGCACCTCGGTGCCGGCCGGCACGTCGAGGAAGCCGTACACCGAATCGTCCGGCACGGTCTGCAGCGCGGCGTCGGTGACCCGCAGTACGGTCCGGTCCGGATCCCGCCACACCGGCTGCGCCGCGTCGTCGTGGAGCAGCAGGGTCCACTCGTCGTCGACGTAGCGTGGTCCGATGTCGACATGGCCGGCCGCGAGCACGGCCGGGTCCGCGGCGACCGGCTGGTCCGGGGCGATCGACTGGTCCGGGGCGATCGACTGGTCCAACGCCGGATCGGGTGACTGGTCCAGTGCCGGGTCGGGCGATGCGGGCTGAGCGGCCAGCGTCATCGCCAGCAGCGCGGAGACGGCCGTCGACAGGCCGATCGACTTCACTGATGCCTCCTCATGGCGCCAGGCAGTCGAGCAGCGACTCGGCGTTGAACCGCATCAGCTCGACGTAGCTGGTCACCCGGTCGTCAAAGGTGTCGCCGTAGATCTCGCACACGCGTACGTCGAGGTCGTCGGCGAGCTCGGTCAGCGTCGAGGACCTCGACCGCAGGTTGGGCTCCAGGAAGACCGCCGGCACCTGCAGGTTGCGGATCGTCTCGGTGAGCCGACGCCGGTCAGCCAGGCTCGGTTCGGCCGCCGGGTGCGGGCTGACGAACCCGGAGATCTGCACGTCGTACGCGGCCCCGAGGTAGCCGAACGCGTCATGGGTGGTGATCAGGTGCCGCCGGGCCGGCGGAATCCGCGCGATCGTGTCGCGGACGTAGTCGTCCAGCGCGGTCAACTCGGCGATGTACGCCGCCGCGCGCCGCCGGTAGTCGGCGGCGCCGGCCGGGTCGACGCCGATCAGGGTGTCGCGGATCAG is drawn from Micromonospora sp. Llam0 and contains these coding sequences:
- a CDS encoding anchored repeat-type ABC transporter ATP-binding subunit; translated protein: MTALAVHDLDVDLGGRPVLRGVRLHVDPGELVGLIGPNGAGKTTLLRSVLGLVRTRSGRILVDGVPSRPGRCAIGYVPQRHEFAWEFPISVEQAVLSGRTGRIGLLRRPGRADWRATAEAIDRVRLGDLRRRPVAELSGGQRQRVLVARALALQPALLLLDEPYTGLDMPTQELLGGLFTGLAAEGTPLLMTTHDLIGAVDSCTRLVLLNQRVIAEGRPADLRDPQLWMRTFGVSERSPLLRIVGADTMPVGVAEGSG
- a CDS encoding LamG-like jellyroll fold domain-containing protein yields the protein MTDDPLRTHQPRHPENPQRGAAPGRLQRRSLLQAALVAPAAGAAATLIDAPAAAGGGGPFDPASPRFALAVLPDTQYLFDADSSDPEPLKATFRYLNQERRDANIAFMTHLGDITEHGSEHEIDLASDAFRTIDGRLPYSVLAGNHDIRGGDDQRGDSVYLRAFGPHRFTDTPTFGGASPDGYNSYHVLRAGGRDWLILALDWRASDTGLAWAQGVIDAHRTLPVILTTHDLAWADDAGAAQLSGHGQRLWDRLIRDNDQVFLTLNGHYWPPGRTTLTNAAGRDVHVHIANYQDRYYGGAGMIRLYQFDLVRNVIDVETFAPWFLTRDPAKRTPLQAETVELTGPVDRFSVEVDFAARFDGFAPVPPAAPRPPVAVLRHTTVGYWRFDSAGFGAGTGSPVTGNPVLDGTVVRDLSGNGNDLTVGRIGAGTAETLTFSDEHHSGQPAHASLRFDGGKGPDRGAILRAGPDAPINSMKFRDGYTIEAFVKLPDPYQGDHAWMGILSWEGRSGDAGKTTGWSPLECTCSLNISPERFLQYVVYADVQDADPTSWSHALPPGRWMHLAVVNGSEQTVVYVDGSKIARNPTQPSTGIATLGLPFVIGATSFDLSYGQGFYGWIGDVRITAKALRPHQFLHPYG
- a CDS encoding anchored repeat-type ABC transporter permease subunit, with the translated sequence MPVTEFIADLFNPDLAFLPKALLIAVMSSVVCGVVGCHVVLRGMAFIGDAVAHAVFPGLAVAFVLQGSLVLGGAVAGIVTALLIAVFAQRRRVKEDSLIGVFFVAAFALGIVIISQAPGYAGSLQQFLFGSITGIPDRDLYTVGFTGLAILTALFLLHKELVAVSLDRESARSVGLPVFWLDIGLYVLVTLAVVISLQTIGNILVLALLITPAAAARLLTDRLAVMMLLAPLIGGGSALVGLYLSWSYDLPVGGTIVLVATAVFLLAWVFAPRHGLVARWRRQPAGSDEAQVTPVLTEVAERPIG
- a CDS encoding choice-of-anchor M domain-containing protein — encoded protein: MTLAAQPASPDPALDQSPDPALDQSIAPDQSIAPDQPVAADPAVLAAGHVDIGPRYVDDEWTLLLHDDAAQPVWRDPDRTVLRVTDAALQTVPDDSVYGFLDVPAGTEVHVVPQVQHPDVVWVGWNTQDPRVMQTIDRGVTLELAGVEGPGEVTMYLQAGTFSEPQVLWRSTEPPGQPMWVEVNTHTHANWVFTAPGVYLVAVRVSADLVGGEQVSAVRHLRFAVGDATSTDDALAAQPDDVAAAPVASDGAEDQAAASDGDGTGTWLVGGLVLATAVLAVALVVVVLRGRAVRRRVEQERAAP
- a CDS encoding type B 50S ribosomal protein L31; the encoded protein is MKPDIHPKYNYVVFRDRSADFAFLTRSTATSQKTIEWTDGQTYPVVDVEISAASHPFWTGRQRLLDSAGRVEKFRAKYARKKRPEQGDATAG
- a CDS encoding WxL protein peptidoglycan domain-containing protein; translation: MRTPAALLAGLLAAAVVSTGPVTGPATVGPPSYTPVAAQSLTWGVAPSSPDGPNGRPAFEYKLDPGATLTDYVAITNHSDQPITLDVYASDAFTTEQGGFDLLPATGEPVDVGSWVTFDSGTFTVPSTSRLDVPFTIAVPDNATPGDHPGGIVASLAATGTDAEGNQVAVDHRVGSRIYLRVTGELRPGLDVGDLATTYNGTWNPVGGGTVTASFTVRNTGNVRLTGQPQLTVAGPFGLAGREVTGDPLPEILPGDSFRTTIRVAGVPPMFRLGGRLTVAPTAVTDEVLDPAPATVTREVGLWAVPWPHLVILLVIGLAGWLAVARRRRARRRRAAQLEQAVAAAREQGRAEAVGDRAVTDATDDETTQGT
- a CDS encoding choice-of-anchor M domain-containing protein, whose translation is MRTTGARTLAALAGAAVIAGGVLLAPTAAAAAERVVLAKGHTDAVDVHYHDGELSLEVHDDTVSPSVNRDPADVTFQVLPEAAMAVPDDPRFAFLGPAGSQIWLLPLTQNPDLLWPGWNTTTLGSGVFADDQVRLSLVEVTGPGNVWVFTQDSFGGPIMKFRSDDGLPDAIDVPVRTHAHANWAFSAEGDYTLTFQADATLTDGTTVSTGPVDYSFVVGELGGTGPDTVLSIAGMADEYQPGDTVTLQAVQTPQTELDHYHWFSRCPGSDDFAIIPGEAGASYSFTATRELNACEYQVKLYDDNHNVVATSAEVWLWVAFTPTDPEASQTITASIDPTQGALVISVDPDDRSVVLPPAQLTSGGDSWESTGSLRPVTVTDTRAGTPGWSASGQLPENFTGPDGATFSSGYLGWTPQVVDQSAGQGVVAGPVVEPYAVGVGGGLGSSAVLGSAPTGVGRGTATLSAGLQLRLPTETVPGTYTATLTLTAI
- a CDS encoding sensory rhodopsin transducer, yielding MAGIGARTWVVAGGRIPVDSSGDEPEFTSFDQLCLLNTDDSVAEVELTVYYADQEPVGPYQLRVWARRIRHIRFNDLVDPEPIRLGRPFGCVLTSSTPLVVQFQRQDTRVPGALALADVVAYPVP
- a CDS encoding TIGR03773 family transporter-associated surface protein, producing MMTIHYAAGAATRRRCAVVLAVGALTAALIAPAPVTAAPATAVPPTSPPPTVPPTSPSVSAAGADLVAVAIDGETLSVVTRAAAGPARTESATGRGTPGVDRQPATVVFGPAGGVAVRTPDHPAFRFLGAAGRPMWALTGGDTDFPHLDTRAVPSGAVRGDTIELSLGQVAGPGGFAAYTLGGLGQPTPLFGTLDAMPRTARLPAATRTGGLVWLFDAAGEYRLTLSAAATLANGTEVTADADYRVVVPQLDEARPVPADTRPVPAPAPAPAADLARASGAAPGDGVPLGADSPSAGTPARALAAGAAPAAAGTASPLAAAAQQDGSRVVIDDGHVDMGPELTGADWTIRLKDDTVSPAVWRELADVVLHVKDNAKITVPDNADFPGAPGDEVWLLPQGQRSGIVWPGWNTQHPSVVAGVRGPVTWTFAGVDGPGRFALFLTGSFGESEVLFDSSARLPQRLDIPINTHAHGNWAFSEPGIYRLAFEMSATTSSGSTVTDSRSLTVAVGDATDPDTGFGPGSGDNPGGGGSGDGRLPRTGSSWHLPATGATLVIAGALVLFAARRRRSAQCSS